The Fusarium musae strain F31 chromosome 10, whole genome shotgun sequence genome window below encodes:
- a CDS encoding hypothetical protein (EggNog:ENOG41): MHILGLCNGSVHGNSEILLKAALKAARVPDLSISMSWIHVPTVALQRQHLPFRDDPSVIPYRNDGKEHQPGQREPDDRESVFEAIMDADAIIIASPVYSHQPAGTLKALTDAILGPYADVCMAYDLKCRQEEGDESVKDVKIDPRDLKPRVAGFIAVAGSNTTFPEQWTMALLTMQTCIYPIHSRVIDQVVLTGYASPGAVLADSGAALKRAELLGRRVASQMGKPYDEAQYLGPEESGSCPYFHLLEIEFREENKVVCITCGANGILELGPGGNIRPRWEEDSTVSCLTLKGNLSSCRCQLEEFELAGYYE, from the coding sequence ATGCATATTCTCGGCCTTTGTAACGGCTCTGTTCATGGAAACTCTGAGATCCTACTCAAAGCAGCCCTTAAAGCTGCTAGAGTCCCCGATTTGTCAATCTCTATGTCTTGGATTCATGTACCTACCGTTGCACTTCAAAGACAGCACCTACCCTTCCGAGATGATCCATCTGTGATACCGTATCGCAATGATGGAAAAGAACATCAACCAGGACAGAGGGAGCCTGACGACCGTGAGTCTGTCTTTGAAGCTATCATGGACGCCgacgccatcatcattgccagTCCGGTATACAGCCACCAACCTGCCGGAACACTGAAGGCGCTTACAGATGCTATACTTGGTCCTTACGCTGATGTGTGTATGGCGTATGACCTCAAGTGTCGACAGGAAGAGGGAGATGAGTCTGTCAAAGACGTGAAAATTGATCCACGAGACCTCAAGCCTCGTGTGGCTGGATttattgctgttgctgggtcTAATACAACATTCCCGGAACAGTGGACAATGGCTCTACTGACAATGCAGACGTGTATATACCCCATCCATTCCCGAGTGATTGATCAGGTTGTGTTAACTGGGTATGCAAGCCCAGGAGCTGTATTGGCGGATTCTGGGGCTGCTCTCAAACGTGCTGAGCTGCTGGGTCGTCGCGTGGCTAGTCAGATGGGAAAGCCATACGACGAGGCACAGTATCTAGGGCCCGAAGAGAGTGGCAGTTGTCCTTATTTCCATCTGCTCGAGATTGAGTTTCGTGAAGAAAACAAAGTTGTCTGCATCACATGCGGCGCAAATGGCATTCTGGAACTGGGCCCTGGGGGTAATATTCGACCGAGATGGGAAGAGGACTCGACTGTTAGTTGTCTGACCCTCAAAGGCAACTTGAGTTCTTGTAGATGTCAACTGGAGGAATTTGAGTTAGCAGGATACTATGAATGA
- a CDS encoding hypothetical protein (EggNog:ENOG41): MLLIFWQGPIYPGRSSYNGTIAHSATWDPKITWEGKRVALIGTGSSSVQMLPELAKGSKSLHVFARNSVWIVHSLGTDLSKANEDAQSPSEQPSTQIYAERDKDEFRKDPATHLQYRKGLEATLTRNFPFFLRDSPMNVKVVFEGVSRFTPTGLVTSEGKEFDFDLIACATDFDISYTPHFQITGIDGVTMKDEWSEFPNYFVINGPTGNWGQGCVLPSWNEHLDNWQNKYSVWAGNCRSWYKANRKDGRVYIWPGSMLHLLKTMKTPRFEDFNITYRSDNVWDFLGNGRTQIEELDERGADVDLAPFIRDQDVPWAIDNFSTVEAVVDWEHKL; this comes from the exons ATGTTACTCATATTCTGGCAGGGCCCGATATATCCTGGCCGATCCTCGTACAACGGCACCATAGCTCACAGCGCGACCTGGGACCCCAAGATTACTTGGGAAGGCAAACGGGTTGCACTTATCGGAACAGGCTCAAGCTCTGTTCAGATGCTACCAGAGCTTGCAAAAG GTTCAAAGAGCCTTCACGTCTTTGCCAGAAACTCCGTATGGATCGTCCATTCACTGGGCACAGATCTCAGCAAGGCTAACGAAGACGCCCAAAGTCCTTCTGAGCAACCAAGCACCCAGATTTATGCCGAAAGGGATAAGGATGAGTTTCGTAAAGACCCTGCGACACATCTACAGTATCGCAAAGGTCTTGAGGCAACCTTGACACGCAACTTTCCATTCTTTCTCAGGGATTCACCAATGA ACGTAAAGGTTGTCTTTGAGGGCGTTTCAAGATTCACTCCCACTGGACTTGTCACGAGCGAAGGGAAGGAGTTTGACTTCGACCTGATTGCCTGTGCTACAGACTTTGACATCTCATATACTCCTCATTT CCAAATAACCGGTATCGATGGAGTCACCATGAAGGACGAATGGTCCGAG TTTCCCAACTACTTTGTCATCAATGGACCAACCGGCAACTGGGGTCAGGGATGTGTGCTTCCCTCG TGGAACGAGCACCTCGACAACTGGCAAAACAAGTACTCCGTCTGGGCCGGCAACTGCCGCTCTTGGTACAAGGCGAACAGAAAGGATGGACGGGTGTATATCTGGCCTGGCAGCATGCTTCATCTGCTGAAAACGATGAAGACGCCTAGGTTCGAGGACTTCAATATTACCTACAGAAGTGACAATGTGTGGGATTTCTTGGGTAATGGCCGGACTCAGATTGAGGAACTGGATGAACGTGGTGCCGATGTTGATCTTGCCCCGTTCATTCGTGATCAGGATGTTCCCTGGGCAATTGATAATTTTTCTACTGTAGAAGCAGTTGTGGACTGGGAACACAAGCTTTGA
- a CDS encoding hypothetical protein (EggNog:ENOG41), protein MGIKSCPLCEINGQPDCLELIDHVLEHVHDFSLRSLPWPRSSEVDMGGEVGYFNLERGEPAAITEWLDAYEHEMGNIDPTLKLTTCDYGRLAIMTEQMSSDGKDKLGLDIGFADEHDGESAEAETDISQLTKETLESVKQARDVVFCHQCEARWYRDVDGMQCPKCQSEFVEIIEPESSSESSDLLGTVMRPGFATVDSRSRYSEDSRHSSDATGSKPNTQESTSGFRRLTKRFFSRKKADNTEPQKHISEATNNLIRFLGLDEKSVANQKDWKILISIYHRRLESPTNTQSMFANFIRDVQHEDIPEDCRPVSDLHGFLVAMTKFYLNPLKHLPPKDLTKPISNYFINSSHRTLINTLINSRNAGDAIKVALFLGYRSIDLDIWNGTTDTEQRDSQVEQPRESKPAQTVKTFTRLLGPNRESNAPKPVDLKTGVSQRGHMNSPAEPIVTDGYTLMTPCGFREACQLIRDFAFVGTDLPLIVNLEVHADSRQQELMVKIMTEEWHDILLDRPLEACDPRFQLPTLEDLQGRILIRLGSFTSNFARSNDKADDGLPGESDHKAARVAIIQPLAELGVYMRRERFENFDTPRTKSPTHLFSMQEDKVQDLISTSATELFRHNQHYFFRVYPSQARQGTSNLDPLRFWRYGIQMAGIVSHNVDEGMMLNEGMFADESGWVLKPDSYRSSKMDTSNDLEAGPRKSLDLSIFAFKDQEFMTSTGREIKNLASFMIVSLHINDEEKPRIPRQELNTTENESGALGYNLNFLVTRAEATIIPKLCILR, encoded by the exons ATGGGCATAAAGAGCTGTCCCCTCTGTGAAATTAACGGTCAACCCGACTGTCTAGAACTCATAGATCACGTCCTGGAGCACGTTCACGACTTCTCACTCCGGTCTCTTCCATGGCCCAGATCCTCAGAGGTTGATATGGGCGGTGAAGTCGGGTATTTCAACCTAGAACGCGGCGAGCCTGCTGCTATCACCGAGTGGTTGGATGCTTATGAACATGAGATGGGGAATATTGACCCTACATTGAAGTTAACCACCTGCGACTATGGAAGATTGGCTATCATGACCGAGCAGATGAGCTCTGATGGAAAGGATAAGCTCGGCCTTGATATCGGCTTTGCTGACGAGCACGACGGTGAATCTGCTGAGGCCGAGACTGATATTTCGCAGCTTACAAAAGAGACTCTTGAATCGGTGAAACAGGCCCGTGATGTGGTCTTTTGCCATCAATGCGAGGCTAGATGGTATAGAGATGTAGATGGAATGCAGTGTCCCAAATGTCAAAGCGAGTTTGTCGAAATT ATTGAGCCAGAAAGTAGCTCTGAGAGTTCGGATCTTCTCGGAACTGTTATGAGGCCTGGCTTCGCTACGGTAGATAGTCGTAGTAGATACAGTGAAGACAGCAGGCATTCAAGCGACGCCACAGGCTCCAAACCAAACACTCAGGAGTCTACCTCCGGCTTTCGAAGGCTCACTAAGCGCTTCTTCTCCCGCAAAAAGGCCGATAACACTGAACCGCAGAAGCACATATCAGAAGCCACTAACAACTTGATCCGATTTCTCGGTTTGGACGAAAAGTCTGTAGCGAACCAGAAGGACTGGAAGATCCTGATCAGCATTTACCATAGGCGGTTAGAGTCACCTACGAACACACAGTCTATGTTTGCAAATTTCATCAGAGATGTTCAACATGAAGACATTCCGGAAGACTGTCGACCAGTATCTGATTTACATGGCTTCTTAGTAGCTATGACCAAGTTCTATTTGAATCCTTTGAAACATCTACCGCCGAAGGACCTTACGAAACCTATATCAAACTACTTTATCAACAGCAGCCATCGGACTCTCATAAATACCTTGATAAATTCTCGCAACGCTGGTGATGCAATAAAAGTA GCCCTCTTTCTTGGGTATCGATCTATTGATTTGGATATCTGGAATGGTACTACTGATACAGAGCAGCGAGACTCTCAAGTAGAACAGCCGCGAGAATCCAAACCTGCGCAGACTGTCAAGACATTTACTAGGCTTTTAGGTCCTAACAGAGAAAGCAATGCACCAAAGCCTGTGGATCTGAAGACCGGCGTTTCCCAACGGGGTCATATGAATTCCCCTGCAGAACCAATCGTCACAGATGGCTATACTCTTATGACGCCCTGCGGCTTCAGGGAAGCCTGTCAATTGATCAGAGACTTTGCCTTTGTTGGGACTGATCTGCCTCTGATCGTCAACCTCGAGGTCCACGCAGACTCTAGACAGCAAGAGTTGATGGTTAAGATCATGACCGAAGAGTGGCACGATATTCTGCTTGATAGGCCACTTGAGGCCTGCGACCCACGATTTCAGCTACCAACGCTCGAAGACCTCCAAGGTCGGATTCTTATAAGACTCGGAAGCTTTACAAGTAATTTTGCTCGCAGCAATGATAAAGCCGACGACGGTCTGCCGGGCGAGAGTGATCACAAGGCAGCGCGAGTCGCCATCATACAGCCGCTGGCCGAGCTAGGAGTTTACATGCGACGCGAGCGATTTGAGAATTTCGATACTCCGCGGACAAAGTCCCCTACTCACCTCTTCTCCATGCAGGAAGACAAGGTGCAGGACCTCATTTCAACATCTGCCACCGAGCTTTTCAGACACAACCAACACTACTTTTTTCGTGTCTATCCGAGCCAAGCGAGACAAGGTACTTCAAACCTTGATCCCTTACGCTTTTGGAGATACGGCATTCAAATGGCTGGAATCGTCAGTCATAACGTCGATGAGGGCATGATGTTGAATGAGGGAATGTTCGCTGATGAGTCAGGGTGGGTTCTGAAACCCGACAGCTATCGAAGCTCAAAAATGGACACATCAAACGACCTTGAAGCAGGTCCAAGGAAAAGCCTTGATTTGTCTATATTCGCTTTCAAAGATCAGGAGTTCATGACCAGTACCGGCCGAGAAATCAAGAACCTGGCGTCATTTATGATAGTCTCGCTTCACATTAATGACGAGGAAAAGCCTCGCATACCACGACAAGAACTAAACACCACAGAAAATGAATCAGGGGCTTTAGGATATAACCTCAACTTCCTTGTTACAAGGGCAGAGGCTACTATTATTCCGAAACTCTGCATCCTCAGGTGA
- a CDS encoding hypothetical protein (EggNog:ENOG41): MADRMPPNRRETQNDGIRDLAMPPLQSVLMILRELKVTLFISKDRLIDCCREIYFAVDNFSLPTFLIANATLRYLFQEKAQASQDPLSREEYRKLSQLCRDNLETAMNKFNVLAPPSLEKVEAFILGAIYAIEVSQPMVAWQLVSAAAGTFQTLGWHQLVPKMDSATDRKIALFWFTYLLDKGLSLRLGRPAVIHDDEITLPERFDKADVPGGWRDLLTQWIRHSRLVGRAYQDLYSPSALRKSAQERGERARNLMASLKRIMDDSLIPLGKAHLMERNTVDFGSALNRMIKTVL, translated from the exons ATGGCGGATCGAATGCCGCCGAATCGAAGAGAGACTCAGAATGATGGAATACGAGACCTGGCAATGCCGCCTCTGCAGTCGGTCCTCATGATTCTCCGAGAATTGAAAG TCaccctcttcatctccaaagACAGACTTATCGACTGTTGCCGAGAGATATACTTCGCCGTCGACAACTTCTCACTTCCTACATTCTTGATCGCCAACGCAACCCTTCGTTATCTATTTCAGGAAAAGGCCCAAGCGTCACAGGATCCGTTATCTCGTGAGGAATATCGCAAGCTGTCTCAGCTGTGTCGGGACAACCTCGAGACCGCAATGAACAAGTTCAACGTTCTCGCTCCGCCTAGTCTAGAGAAAGTAGAGGCTTTTATCTTGGGA GCCATTTACGCCATCGAAGTATCGCAGCCAATGGTTGCTTGGCAACTCGTATCTGCTGCAGCAGGGACTTTTCAGACTCTTGGCTGGCATCAACTTGTCCCTAAGATGGATAGCGCCACTGATCGGAAAATCGCTCTCTTCTGGTTTACTTACCTCCTTGACAAGGGTCTATCTTTGCGGCTGGGTCGACCGGCTGTTATACACGATGACGAGATTACGCTACCGGAAAGATTTGACAAGGCAGACGTACCAGGCGGATGGAGGGACTTGCTCACGCAATGGATACGCCATTCTCGACTCGTTGGTAGGGCCTATCAAGATCTGTACAGTCCGTCTGCGCTTCGAAAATCAGCCCAAGAACGTGGCGAGCGAGCAAGGAATTTAATGGCATCACTGAAACGAATCATGGATGACTCGTTGATACCACTAGGGAAAGCACACCTGATGGAACGCAACACTGTGGACTTTGGCTCAGCACTGAATAGAATGATCAAGACAGTTCTGTAG
- a CDS encoding hypothetical protein (EggNog:ENOG41): MDVRRCHVSPIHSRQSGRREVRHFKHRIIKHIKKFATIDHCLFIVEGKLQVELQGSSGVNELHDGETVVISAGQSFKLDFASAFVKFFSVENGRGIETLIQDSGKPFEGMVLPDKAGELDSAALARVAKEINATIE, translated from the exons ATGGATGTCCGCCGGTGTCATGTCTCGCCCATTCATTCTCGCCAGTCAGGACGGAGGGAGGTTCGCCATTTCAAGCATCGAATCATCAAGCACATAAAAAAA TTCGCGACCATCGACCACTGTCTTTTCATCGTCGAGGGCAAGCTTCAAGTCGAGCTACAAGGCTCATCGGGTGTGAATGAGCTTCACGACGGTGAGACGGTGGTTATCTCGGCTGGTCAAAGCTTCAAGTTGGACTTTGCATCAGCCTTTGTCAAGTTCTTTTCAGTCGAAAATGGTCGGGGCATTGAGACCTTGATCCAGGATTCTGGCAAACCATTTGAGGGCATGGTTCTGCCGGATAAGGCTGGGGAGCTAGACTCTGCTGCGCTTGCTCGCGTTGCCAAGGAGATTAATGCTACCATTGAGTAG
- a CDS encoding hypothetical protein (EggNog:ENOG41), whose protein sequence is MIDDLENTFVQEDSIGLPMSEENPYGNAWKVHKTYVEKSCALDFDPQKARVFKIVNEKKLNPISKNPVGYKVVAPPAQLLMADPASLVRKRARFAEHHMWVTRYKDEDLWTGAKWTNQSMIERDGVADYAARNDNVRGEDLVAWVTYGLTHNPRVEDYPVMPAEAITVALKPADFFDRNPALDVPPSTQAVNKSVLVPANGVSNGNEQEVCCR, encoded by the coding sequence ATGATCGACGACCTTGAGAATACTTTCGTGCAAGAAGACTCCATCGGATTGCCCATGTCCGAGGAGAATCCCTACGGCAACGCGTGGAAGGTGCACAAGACCTATGTCGAAAAGAGCTGCGCCTTGGATTTCGACCCACAGAAGGCCCGAGTCTTCAAGATcgtcaacgagaagaagctcaacccCATCTCCAAGAACCCAGTTGGCTACAAGGTCGTAGCCCCACCAGCACAGCTCCTCATGGCCGATCCAGCCTCCCTCGTCCGCAAGCGCGCTCGCTTCGCAGAGCATCACATGTGGGTAACACGCTAtaaggatgaggatctcTGGACCGGAGCAAAGTGGACGAACCAGAGCATGATCGAGAGGGATGGTGTGGCGGACTACGCGGCGCGGAATGATAATGTCCGTGGCGAAGATCTAGTCGCGTGGGTGACGTATGGACTCACGCATAACCCGAGGGTGGAGGATTACCCAGTTATGCCTGCTGAGGCTATCACTGTTGCGCTGAAGCCGGCTGACTTCTTTGACCGCAATCCTGCTCTTGATGTGCCTCCTAGTACCCAGGCTGTCAACAAGAGTGTGCTGGTCCCCGCCAACGGTGTTAGTAACGGGAATGAACAGGAAGTTTGCTGTCGATGA
- a CDS encoding hypothetical protein (EggNog:ENOG41), translated as MVLTKDEKALHNQVNILPRRQLVIALATPPFHRLYSSSQLIKMMLYGRLSDVFGRKVVFISAALLLCVSDFLCSFSQNAVMFYVFRALAGIGGGGVLNLNNIIISDIVSLEQRGKIQAIAGATVGLGNIIGPFIAAGIMQRSSW; from the exons ATGGTGCTCACCAAGGATGAGAAAGCTCTTCACAACCAGGTCAACATCCTGCCTCGACGCCAACTAGTCATCGCGCTCGCCACGCCACCCTTTCATCGGCTTTACTCCTCGTCACAATTGATCAAAATG ATGCTCTATGGTAGACTATCCGATGTCTTTGGCCGCAAGGTCGTTTTCATATCTGCCGCTTTACTTCTTTGTGTTTCGGATTTTCTCTGTTCGTTTAGCCAGAATGCAGTCATGTTTTATGTCTTTCGGGCTCTCGCCGGCATCGGCGGCGGAGGTGTCTTGaacctcaacaacatcatcatttcGGACATTGTCAGCCTCGAGCAGAGGGGAAAGATCCAAGCCATCGCTGGTGCCACTGTCGGACTGGGTAATATCATCGGACCCTTCATCGCCGCTGGCATCATGCAGAGGTCATCTTGGTGA
- a CDS encoding hypothetical protein (EggNog:ENOG41): MIEGLKPETKRRVLNMHYYMPPDYRVVELMTDGETDETIFPFLYHKLEEIKFHPYIAQKESTGFIYNRLWAAIKREVLNILAEEVSTPEEIEKLWREMWYAKEKGPVAMMDAIGLDTVSFIEQHYIAERGLPDTPVKFLQKYIDEGRLGAKSDKGGLLPPSKLVNSDHEISLYFLDIGLSSGNAKDCVSAGRVLLGSSDAKPMKTLVSGQRMPDGIDISKSAGKLFWTCMGNPSSNDGAVLSCNLDGTDLKEIVPQGLVHTPKQLTVDNKNSKLYFADREGMRIMRCNFDGSDLETLIQTGDWQVDEHMLDPTRWCVGITVSPSTGKFYWTQKGPSKGGKGRILQANIDFQPGEDAKTRTDIEVLFQGLPEPIDLEVDDDENVLYWTDRGELPDGNTINRAKLEAISKVTHDGASKPVIDYEVLARGLHEAIGIKLDSKNCRLFATDLGGSVYQFDMEGGDRKKVYEGSGAFVGITVA, encoded by the coding sequence ATGATAGAGGGTCTGAAGCCGGAGACAAAACGACGCGTTCTGAACATGCACTATTACATGCCACCAGACTACCGCGTCGTCGAGCTCATGACCGACGGAGAAACCGACGAGACCATCTTCCCATTCCTCTATCATAAGCTTGAGGAGATCAAGTTTCACCCCTACATCGCACAGAAAGAGTCAACGGGCTTCATATACAACCGTCTCTGGGCTGCCATCAAGCGAGAGGTTCTGAACATCCTTGCAGAAGAGGTCTCTACTCCagaggagatcgagaaaCTCTGGAGGGAGATGTGGTATGCTAAGGAGAAGGGACCTGTTGCGATGATGGACGCTATTGGTCTTGATACTGTGTCTTTTATTGAGCAGCATTACATTGCTGAGCGTGGTTTGCCTGATACGCCTGTCAAGTTTCTTCAGAAGTACATTGATGAAGGCAGATTGGGAGCCAAGTCTGACAAGGGAGGGTTGCTCCCCCCAAGCAAGCTTGTCAACTCCGATCATGAAATCTCGCTCTACTTCTTAGACATTGGATTGTCAAGTGGGAACGCAAAGGATTGTGTCTCAGCTGGTCGCGTGTTGCTGGGTTCAAGTGATGCGAAGCCCATGAAGACACTCGTCTCAGGCCAGCGCATGCCTGATGGTATCGACATCTCAAAGTCCGCCGGAAAGCTGTTCTGGACTTGTATGGGCAATCCTTCGTCCAACGACGGTGCTGTTCTCAGTTGCAATCTCGATGGTACGGATCTTAAGGAGATTGTCCCCCAAGGTCTGGTTCATACACCAAAGCAGCTGACTGTCGATAACAAGAACTCAAAGCTGTACTTTGCTGATCGTGAGGGAATGCGGATCATGAGATGCAACTTTGATGGCTCTGACCTCGAAACCCTGATCCAGACTGGTGACTGGCAGGTCGATGAGCATATGCTAGACCCTACAAGATGGTGTGTCGGCATCACCGTGTCGCCTTCCACTGGCAAGTTTTACTGGACACAGAAAGGCCCATCCAAGGGAGGGAAGGGTCGTATCCTTCAAGCCAACATTGACTTTCAGCCAGGCGAAGATGCAAAGACCAGGACAGATATCGAGGTACTGTTCCAAGGCTTACCAGAACCTATTGATTTGGAggtcgacgacgatgagaacGTCCTCTACTGGACGGATCGAGGCGAGCTGCCGGATGGTAACACCATCAACCGCGCCAAGCTAGAGGCAATTAGCAAGGTGACTCACGATGGTGCAAGCAAGCCAGTCATTGATTACGAGGTTCTTGCTCGGGGATTACACGAGGCCAttggcatcaagcttgactcCAAGAATTGTCGTCTCTTTGCCACGGATTTGGGAGGCTCGGTGTACCAGTTTGATATGGAAGGAGGTGACAGGAAGAAGGTATATGAAGGGTCTGGAGCGTTTGTTGGCATTACTGTGGCGTAG
- a CDS encoding hypothetical protein (EggNog:ENOG41): MEAQRQDLIQLAAALRKGTQAGTGNLEKPQGRETAFTNAFIAGLEKELEPKANCINYNFKVVKYLYRDYNHYANSTHNGSEELKEYWKGCAPWFNAAYMSKAKDTMGTYQALAMQDFVNTDLKATPPCISKAVFFLFGDKDSGNTSPCIVDVQTIAAKCGAENPRALKREHLMDLTPQQLQAIYEAKVPILKNLFSANDLLLDFLRA; this comes from the exons ATGGAAGCTCAGCGCCAGGATCTTATTCAACTCGCAGCTGCCCTGAGAAAAGGCACCCAGGCAGGCACTGGAAATCTCGAAAAGCCCCAAGGAAGAGAAACGGCCTTTACAAATGCATTCATAGCTGGCCTGGAGAAAGAGCTAGAGCCAAAAGCAAACTgcataaattataattttaaagta GTTAAATACCTTTACCGTGATTACAATCACTACGCCAACTCGACTCATAACGGAAGCGAGGAGCTCAAAGAGTACTGGAAAGGTTGCGCTCCCTGGTTTAATGCTGCATATATGTCTAAAGCCAAGGATACGATGGGAACTTATCAGGCTCTGGCAATGCAGGACTTCGTTAACACCGACCTGAAGGCGACGCCA CCCTGTATCTCCAAAGccgtctttttccttttcggAGATAAGGATAGTGGGAATACAAGTCCCTGCATCGTTGACGTCCAAACCATTGCAGCCAAATGCGGCGCAGAGAACCCACGCGCACTGAAGCGAGAACATCTGATGGATCTCACCCCTCAGCAGCTACAAGCAATCTATGAAGCCAAGGTACCAATTCTGAAAAACCTGTTTTCCGCAAATGACCTATTGTTGGACTTTCTTCGAGCTTAG
- a CDS encoding hypothetical protein (EggNog:ENOG41), which produces MSSPYNVSSQPIIVLDSTNSRLKHAKRAAQVNNNVPAYLPLKGASDVSIKSFTKVYYKTTNYVTVTSQRTVSITDLKTITATDYSTVTITDLKSLTVSQPIIVTVTEVEIVTITNVNTVDVTDYNTVYTTDVDTALETDVETVIATDVEYLTETDVETVAVTITNAATITPSPVTVVVVSGTTWG; this is translated from the exons ATGTCAAGTCCCTACAAtgtctcatctcagcctATCATTGTTCTGGATTCGACTAACTCCCGTCTTAAGCACGCCAAACGAGCCGCACAAGTGAATAACAACGTCCCTGCGTACTTACCACTCAAGGGCGCTAGCGACGTGAGCA TAAAGAGCTTCACAAAGGTTTACTACAAGACGACAAATTACGTTACTGTCACCAGTCAGAGGACTGTCAGCATAACTGACCTCAAGACAATAACCGCGACAGATTACAGCACCGTAACCATCACAGACCTCAAGAGTCTTACAGTCTCTCAACCCATCATTGTCACCGTCACCGAAGTTGAGATCGTCACTATTACCAACGTCAATACCGTTGATGTTACAGACTACAACACTGTCTATACTACCGATGTGGATACGGCCTTAGAAACAGATGTCGAGACTGTAATTGCTACTGATGTGGAATATCTTACTGAGACCGACGTCGAAACAGTTGCCGTTACTATCACCAACGCCGCCACGATAACGCCCTCTCCAGTAACTGTCGTGGTGGTATCAGGAACTACATGGGGGTGA